From Streptomyces yatensis, one genomic window encodes:
- the dop gene encoding depupylase/deamidase Dop, with translation MTVRRVMGIETEYGISVPGHPNANAMLTSSQVVNAYAAAMHRARRARWDFEEENPLRDARGFDLARETADASQLTDEDIGLANVILTNGARLYVDHAHPEYSAPEVTNPRDAVLWDKAGERIMAEAALRAAELPGGQPIHLYKNNTDNKGASYGTHENYLMKRETAFSDIVRHLTPFFVSRQVVTGAGRVGIGQDGHEHGFQISQRADYFEVEVGLETTLKRPIINTRDEPHADAEKYRRLHVIIGDANLSELSTYLKLGTTALVLSMIEDGFIAVDLAVDQPVRTLHQVSHDPTLRRLITLRSGRTLTAVQLQMEYFELARKYVEDRYGADADEQTRDVLTRWEDVLNRLERDPMSLSGELDWIAKRELLEGYRRRDTLEWDAARLHLVDLQYADVRPDKGLYNRLAARGKMKRLLDDQEVARAQNKPPEDTRAYFRGRCLEQYADDVAAASWDSVIFDLPGRDSLQRVPTLEPLRGTRNHVKELLDRCRTAEDLVRVLSGG, from the coding sequence ATGACCGTACGGCGCGTAATGGGAATCGAGACGGAGTACGGGATCTCCGTCCCCGGGCACCCGAACGCCAATGCCATGCTCACCTCATCCCAGGTCGTCAACGCCTACGCGGCGGCGATGCACCGGGCGCGTCGCGCCCGCTGGGACTTCGAGGAGGAGAACCCGCTGCGGGACGCCCGCGGCTTCGACCTCGCGCGCGAGACCGCCGACGCCAGCCAGCTCACGGACGAGGACATCGGCCTGGCCAATGTGATCCTCACCAATGGCGCGCGGCTCTATGTGGACCACGCCCACCCCGAGTACTCGGCCCCCGAGGTCACCAATCCCCGGGACGCGGTGCTCTGGGACAAGGCGGGCGAGCGCATCATGGCCGAGGCCGCGCTCCGCGCCGCCGAGCTGCCCGGCGGACAGCCGATCCACCTCTACAAGAACAACACCGACAACAAGGGCGCCTCCTACGGCACGCATGAGAACTACCTGATGAAGCGGGAGACCGCCTTCTCGGACATCGTGCGCCACCTGACGCCCTTCTTCGTCTCCCGCCAGGTCGTCACCGGCGCCGGCCGTGTCGGCATCGGCCAGGACGGCCATGAGCACGGCTTCCAGATCAGCCAGCGGGCCGACTACTTCGAGGTCGAGGTCGGCCTGGAGACCACGCTCAAGCGCCCGATCATCAACACCCGCGACGAGCCGCACGCGGACGCCGAGAAGTACCGCCGGCTCCACGTGATCATCGGGGACGCCAACCTCTCCGAGCTCTCGACCTACCTCAAGCTCGGCACCACCGCCCTGGTGCTGTCGATGATCGAGGACGGCTTCATCGCCGTGGACCTCGCGGTGGACCAGCCGGTGCGCACCCTGCACCAGGTCTCGCACGACCCGACGCTGCGCCGTCTGATCACGCTGCGCAGCGGCCGCACACTGACCGCGGTGCAGCTCCAGATGGAGTACTTCGAGCTCGCCCGCAAATACGTCGAGGACCGCTACGGAGCGGACGCCGACGAGCAGACCCGGGACGTCCTGACCCGCTGGGAGGACGTGCTGAACAGGCTGGAGCGCGATCCCATGAGCCTGTCCGGCGAGCTGGACTGGATCGCCAAGCGGGAGCTGCTGGAGGGCTACCGCCGGCGCGACACCCTGGAGTGGGACGCCGCCCGGCTGCACCTGGTGGACCTGCAGTACGCCGACGTACGCCCCGACAAGGGCCTGTACAACCGGCTGGCGGCCCGCGGCAAGATGAAGCGGCTGCTGGACGACCAGGAGGTCGCCCGCGCCCAGAACAAGCCCCCGGAGGACACCCGCGCCTACTTCCGCGGCCGCTGCCTGGAGCAGTACGCGGACGACGTCGCCGCGGCCTCCTGGGACTCGGTGATCTTCGATCTGCCGGGTCGTGACTCTCTGCAACGGGTCCCCACGCTGGAGCCGCTGCGCGGCACCCGCAACCACGTCAAGGAGCTGCTGGACCGCTGCCGCACGGCCGAGGACCTGGTCCGGGTGCTGTCCGGCGGCTGA
- a CDS encoding ubiquitin-like protein Pup, producing MATKDTGGGQQKASRSTEEVEEQAQDAQAAEDLKERQEKLSDDVDSVLDEIDDVLEENAEDFVRSFVQKGGQ from the coding sequence ATGGCGACCAAGGACACCGGCGGCGGTCAGCAGAAGGCGTCGCGCTCGACCGAAGAGGTCGAGGAGCAGGCGCAGGACGCGCAGGCCGCGGAGGATCTGAAGGAGCGGCAGGAGAAGCTCTCCGACGACGTCGACTCCGTGCTGGACGAAATCGACGACGTGCTCGAGGAGAACGCGGAGGACTTCGTGAGGTCGTTCGTCCAGAAGGGCGGGCAGTAA
- a CDS encoding ferredoxin, protein MAYRRNSRGHTVRNEELGDLEVWIDQDLCTGDGICAQYAPEVFELDIDGLAYVKSADDELLQEKGATAPVPLTLLTEVKDSAKECPGDCIHVRRVTDRVEVYGPDAE, encoded by the coding sequence ATGGCGTATCGAAGGAACAGCAGGGGGCACACCGTGCGAAACGAGGAGCTCGGCGATCTTGAAGTGTGGATTGACCAGGACCTGTGCACCGGCGACGGCATCTGCGCCCAGTACGCTCCCGAGGTCTTCGAACTCGACATCGACGGTCTAGCCTACGTCAAGAGCGCCGACGATGAGCTGCTACAGGAGAAGGGTGCCACCGCTCCGGTGCCCCTGACCCTGCTCACCGAGGTCAAGGATTCGGCCAAGGAATGCCCCGGCGACTGCATCCACGTACGCCGCGTCACGGACCGGGTCGAGGTCTACGGCCCCGACGCGGAGTGA
- a CDS encoding tRNA (adenine-N1)-methyltransferase has product MSEPTGAARRRGPFQVGDQVQLTDPKGRHYTFTLEAGKNFHTHKGSFPHDELIGAPEGTVVRTTGNVAYLALRPLLPDYVLSMPRGAAVVYPKDAGQILAMADIFPGARVVEAGVGSGSLSMFLLRAIGDQGMLHSYERRADFAEIAAQNVERYFGAPHPAWRLTVGDLQDNLSDTEVDRVILDMLAPWECLEPVSKALVPGGILCAYVATTTQLARTVECIREHGTFNEPSAWETMVRTWHVEGLAVRPDHRMIGHTGFLLTARRLADGVEPPMRRRRPAKGAYGEDYVGWGTAKDTGAADASGGGRSASGGQDAPSGDA; this is encoded by the coding sequence ATGTCCGAACCGACCGGTGCCGCCCGCCGTCGCGGGCCCTTCCAGGTCGGGGACCAGGTCCAGCTCACCGACCCCAAGGGACGCCACTACACCTTCACGCTCGAGGCCGGGAAGAACTTCCACACCCACAAGGGATCCTTCCCCCATGACGAGCTGATCGGTGCCCCCGAGGGAACCGTCGTGCGTACCACGGGAAACGTCGCGTATCTCGCGCTGCGCCCCCTGCTCCCCGACTATGTCCTGTCCATGCCCCGCGGTGCCGCCGTGGTCTACCCCAAGGACGCGGGGCAGATCCTGGCGATGGCCGACATCTTCCCCGGCGCACGTGTCGTCGAGGCGGGCGTCGGCTCCGGCTCGCTCTCCATGTTTCTGCTGCGGGCCATCGGCGACCAGGGCATGCTGCACTCCTACGAGCGCCGGGCCGACTTCGCCGAGATCGCCGCCCAGAACGTCGAGCGCTACTTCGGCGCCCCGCACCCCGCCTGGCGGCTCACCGTCGGCGACCTCCAGGACAACCTCAGCGACACCGAGGTCGACCGTGTGATCCTGGACATGCTCGCCCCCTGGGAGTGCCTGGAGCCGGTGTCCAAGGCGCTCGTCCCCGGCGGCATCCTGTGTGCCTACGTCGCCACCACCACCCAGCTCGCCCGCACCGTGGAGTGCATCCGCGAGCACGGCACCTTCAACGAGCCGTCGGCCTGGGAGACCATGGTCCGCACCTGGCACGTCGAGGGCCTGGCCGTACGGCCCGACCACCGCATGATCGGCCACACCGGCTTCCTGCTCACCGCCCGCCGGCTCGCCGACGGTGTGGAGCCCCCGATGCGCCGCCGCAGGCCCGCCAAGGGCGCCTACGGCGAGGACTACGTGGGCTGGGGCACCGCGAAGGACACCGGCGCCGCGGACGCCTCAGGAGGCGGCCGGAGCGCTTCCGGTGGCCAGGACGCCCCGTCCGGCGACGCCTGA
- the arc gene encoding proteasome ATPase, whose amino-acid sequence MAAHDDDINRGIRPGRGSDDPAGQVAYLEQEIAVLRRKLADSPRHTRILEERIVELQTNLAGVSAQNERLANTLREARDQIVALKEEVDRLAQPPAGFGAFLQANEDGTADIFTGGRKLRVNVSPSVELDDLKRGQEVMLNEALNVVEAMEFERAGDIVTLKEVLEDGERALVIGHTDEERVVRLAEPLLHTTIRPGDALLLESRSGYVYEVVPKSEVEELVLEEVPDIDYNKIGGLGNQIELIRDAVELPYLYPDLFKEHELRPPKGVLLYGPPGCGKTLIAKAVANSLAKKVAEVTGKPAGKSFFLNIKGPELLNKYVGETERHIRLVFQRAREKASEGTPVIVFFDEMDSLFRTRGSGVSSDVENTIVPQLLSEIDGVEGLENVIVIGASNREDMIDPAILRPGRLDVKIKIERPDAEAAKDIFSKYLTESLPIHTDDLTEHGQSPKAAIGGMIQSVVEQMYTESEENRFLEVTYANGDKEVLYFKDFNSGAMIQNIVDRAKKMAIKDFLDHNQKGLRVSHLLAACVDEFKENEDLPNTTNPDDWARISGKKGERIVYIRTLVTGKQGADTGRSIDTVANTGQYL is encoded by the coding sequence GTGGCAGCCCACGACGACGACATCAACCGCGGCATCCGGCCGGGGCGGGGGTCTGACGACCCTGCCGGCCAGGTTGCCTATCTCGAGCAGGAAATCGCCGTCCTGCGCCGCAAGCTCGCCGACTCTCCGCGTCATACGAGGATTCTCGAAGAGCGGATCGTCGAGCTGCAGACCAATCTGGCGGGAGTGTCCGCACAGAACGAGCGGCTCGCGAACACACTCCGTGAGGCCCGCGACCAGATCGTGGCCCTCAAGGAGGAGGTCGACCGGCTTGCCCAGCCGCCGGCCGGTTTCGGAGCCTTTCTGCAGGCGAACGAGGACGGTACGGCCGACATCTTTACCGGGGGCCGTAAACTCCGGGTGAATGTCAGCCCAAGCGTCGAGCTCGACGACCTCAAGCGCGGCCAGGAGGTCATGCTCAACGAGGCGCTCAATGTGGTCGAGGCCATGGAGTTCGAGCGCGCCGGGGACATCGTCACCCTCAAGGAAGTCCTTGAGGACGGCGAGCGCGCCCTGGTGATCGGGCACACCGACGAGGAGCGGGTGGTGCGGCTGGCGGAGCCGCTGCTGCACACCACGATCCGCCCCGGTGACGCCCTGCTGCTCGAGTCCCGGTCCGGCTATGTCTACGAGGTCGTTCCGAAGAGCGAGGTCGAGGAGCTCGTCCTCGAAGAGGTTCCGGACATCGACTACAACAAGATCGGCGGTCTGGGAAACCAGATCGAGCTGATCCGCGACGCGGTCGAGCTCCCCTACCTCTACCCCGACCTCTTCAAGGAGCACGAACTGCGGCCGCCCAAGGGTGTGCTGCTGTACGGTCCGCCCGGCTGCGGCAAGACGCTGATCGCCAAGGCCGTGGCCAACTCCCTTGCCAAGAAGGTCGCCGAGGTGACCGGCAAGCCCGCGGGGAAGAGCTTCTTCCTCAACATCAAGGGTCCCGAGCTGCTCAACAAGTACGTCGGTGAGACGGAGCGGCACATCCGGCTGGTCTTCCAGCGGGCTCGGGAGAAGGCCAGCGAGGGCACGCCCGTCATCGTCTTCTTCGACGAGATGGACTCTCTCTTCCGCACCCGTGGCTCCGGGGTCAGCTCGGACGTGGAGAACACCATCGTCCCCCAGCTGCTCTCCGAGATCGACGGCGTGGAGGGCCTGGAGAACGTGATCGTGATCGGTGCCTCCAACCGCGAGGACATGATCGACCCCGCGATCCTGCGCCCCGGCCGTCTCGATGTGAAGATCAAGATCGAGCGTCCGGACGCCGAGGCCGCCAAGGACATCTTCTCGAAGTACCTCACGGAGTCCCTGCCGATCCACACGGACGACCTCACCGAGCACGGCCAGTCGCCCAAGGCCGCGATCGGCGGGATGATCCAGTCGGTGGTCGAGCAGATGTACACCGAGTCCGAGGAGAACCGCTTCCTGGAGGTCACCTACGCCAATGGCGACAAGGAAGTCCTCTACTTCAAGGACTTCAACTCCGGCGCCATGATCCAGAACATTGTGGACCGCGCCAAGAAGATGGCGATCAAGGACTTCCTGGACCACAACCAGAAGGGCCTTCGCGTCTCCCATCTGCTCGCCGCCTGCGTGGACGAGTTCAAGGAGAACGAGGACCTGCCGAACACCACGAACCCGGACGACTGGGCCCGGATCTCCGGCAAGAAGGGTGAGCGGATCGTCTACATCCGCACCCTGGTCACCGGAAAGCAGGGCGCGGACACGGGACGCTCCATCGACACGGTGGCGAACACCGGTCAGTACCTGTAA
- a CDS encoding site-2 protease family protein, whose translation MDNSGQRQSDNGESDRTTEPEGGKQPRPREAGGGILMGRPFGVPVYVSPSWFLVAALITWVFGGQLDRVLPELGAARYLVSLFFAVAFYASVLVHELAHTVAALRFKLPVRRIQLQFFGGVSEIEKETETPGREFVLAFVGPLLSLVLSGVFYLGMLVVEPGTVPGVLLAGLMISNLIVAAFNLLPGLPLDGGRMLRAVVWKISGRPMTGTVAAAWSGRALAVAVLVGLPLLTQAGGLGEEPESFGSVDSLTDALLAAILAAIIWTGAGNSLRMARLRERLPDLRARTLTRRAVPVAADTPLSEALRRANEAGARALVVVDGHGTPTAVVREAAIVGIPEHRRPWVAVSGLAQDLKDGMRVSAELTGEELLDTLRATPATEYLVVEESGEIYGVLSTADVERAFVAAMARTPAGPA comes from the coding sequence GTGGACAACAGCGGGCAGCGGCAGTCCGACAACGGGGAATCGGACCGCACGACCGAGCCCGAGGGCGGCAAACAGCCGCGCCCACGCGAGGCGGGCGGCGGCATTCTCATGGGCCGCCCGTTCGGCGTGCCCGTGTATGTCTCGCCCAGCTGGTTCCTGGTCGCCGCCCTCATCACCTGGGTCTTCGGCGGTCAGCTCGACCGGGTGCTGCCCGAGCTCGGCGCCGCCCGCTATCTGGTCTCGCTCTTCTTCGCGGTGGCCTTCTACGCCTCGGTGCTGGTGCACGAGCTCGCCCACACCGTGGCCGCGCTCCGCTTCAAGCTGCCGGTGCGCCGGATCCAGCTGCAGTTCTTCGGCGGTGTCTCGGAGATCGAGAAGGAGACCGAGACCCCCGGCCGGGAGTTCGTGCTCGCCTTCGTCGGCCCGCTGCTCTCCCTGGTCCTCTCGGGCGTGTTCTACCTCGGCATGCTGGTCGTGGAGCCCGGCACGGTGCCCGGGGTGCTGCTCGCCGGGCTGATGATCTCCAACCTGATCGTGGCCGCGTTCAACCTGCTGCCGGGGCTGCCGCTGGACGGCGGGCGGATGCTGCGCGCCGTCGTCTGGAAGATCAGCGGCAGGCCGATGACCGGCACCGTCGCCGCCGCCTGGAGCGGCCGCGCGCTGGCCGTCGCGGTGCTCGTCGGACTGCCGCTGCTCACCCAGGCGGGCGGGCTCGGCGAGGAGCCCGAGAGTTTCGGCAGCGTCGACTCGCTCACCGACGCGCTGCTGGCCGCCATACTCGCCGCGATCATCTGGACCGGCGCGGGCAACAGCCTGCGGATGGCCCGGCTGCGGGAGCGGCTGCCGGACCTGCGCGCCCGTACGCTCACCCGGCGCGCCGTCCCCGTGGCGGCCGACACCCCGCTCTCCGAGGCGCTGCGCCGGGCGAACGAGGCCGGGGCCCGCGCCCTTGTCGTGGTGGACGGCCACGGCACCCCGACCGCCGTGGTGCGCGAGGCCGCCATCGTGGGCATCCCCGAGCACCGCCGCCCCTGGGTCGCGGTCAGCGGTCTCGCCCAGGACCTCAAGGACGGTATGCGGGTCTCCGCCGAGCTCACCGGCGAGGAGCTGCTGGACACCCTGCGGGCCACCCCCGCCACCGAGTACCTGGTGGTGGAGGAGAGCGGCGAGATCTACGGGGTGCTCTCCACGGCCGATGTCGAGCGTGCCTTCGTGGCGGCCATGGCCAGGACGCCCGCCGGCCCCGCCTGA
- the prcB gene encoding proteasome subunit beta → MEANTRSTGRLPAAFLTPGSSSFMDFLGEHSPELLPGNRPLPPVQGAIEAPHGTTIVAVSFPGGVVLAGDRRATMGNVIAQRDIEKVFPTDEYSAVGIAGTAGIAVEMVKLFQLELEHFEKVEGTVLSLEGKANRLSTMIRGNLGMAMQGLAVVPLFAGWDVDREKGRIFSYDVTGGRSEERGFAATGSGSMFARGALKKLYRQDLTEEQAATAVLQALYDAADDDSATGGPDLARRIYPIITSITEDGFKRFGEDEVSELARAIHERRLEEPDGPRAALL, encoded by the coding sequence GTGGAAGCCAACACTCGTAGCACAGGGCGTCTGCCGGCTGCCTTCCTGACGCCCGGCTCCTCGTCGTTCATGGACTTCCTGGGCGAGCACTCGCCCGAGCTGCTTCCGGGGAACCGTCCGCTGCCCCCGGTGCAGGGCGCCATCGAGGCCCCCCATGGCACCACCATCGTGGCGGTGAGCTTCCCCGGCGGCGTGGTGCTCGCCGGTGACCGCCGCGCCACCATGGGCAATGTCATCGCGCAGCGTGACATCGAGAAGGTCTTCCCCACCGACGAGTATTCGGCCGTCGGGATCGCGGGGACCGCCGGTATCGCCGTGGAGATGGTCAAGCTCTTCCAGCTCGAGCTGGAGCACTTCGAGAAGGTCGAGGGCACCGTCCTCTCGCTCGAGGGCAAGGCGAACAGGCTCTCGACCATGATCCGCGGCAACCTCGGCATGGCGATGCAGGGCCTCGCCGTGGTCCCGCTCTTCGCGGGGTGGGACGTCGACCGGGAGAAGGGCCGCATCTTCTCCTACGACGTGACCGGAGGGCGTTCGGAGGAGCGCGGCTTCGCCGCCACCGGCTCGGGCTCGATGTTCGCCCGGGGCGCGCTCAAGAAGCTCTATCGCCAGGATTTGACCGAGGAGCAGGCCGCCACCGCCGTGCTCCAGGCGCTCTATGACGCCGCCGACGACGATTCGGCGACCGGAGGGCCGGATCTCGCCCGCCGCATTTACCCGATCATCACCTCCATCACCGAGGACGGTTTCAAGAGGTTCGGCGAGGACGAGGTGTCCGAGCTCGCCCGTGCCATCCATGAACGGCGCCTCGAAGAGCCGGACGGCCCCCGCGCCGCCCTTCTCTGA